The following proteins are co-located in the Dietzia timorensis genome:
- a CDS encoding potassium channel family protein — protein MKVAIAGAGAVGRSIGRELLANGHEVLLIDRRVDVATNDPVPGAGWATADACELGSLEDIGLSQFDVVVAATGDDKANLVLSLLAKTEFAVTRVVARVNEPRNEWLFGERWGVDVAVSTPRLIAAAVEEAVAVGDVVELLTLRGGHNRLVSYTLPDHTAFGGRAVAKLRLPTDSALVSILRGGRVIVPDDDVPLEPGDEMLFVVQVDALDSLREHLLDICSPPGSR, from the coding sequence ATGAAGGTTGCCATCGCCGGCGCGGGGGCTGTCGGCCGCTCCATCGGCAGAGAGCTTCTCGCCAACGGTCACGAGGTTCTTCTCATTGACCGCCGGGTCGATGTCGCCACCAACGATCCGGTCCCCGGCGCGGGCTGGGCCACTGCAGACGCGTGCGAGCTCGGATCGCTCGAGGACATCGGCTTGTCGCAGTTCGATGTCGTCGTCGCCGCGACCGGTGATGACAAGGCCAACCTCGTGCTCAGCCTGCTCGCGAAGACCGAGTTCGCGGTCACCCGCGTAGTCGCGCGCGTCAATGAGCCGCGCAACGAGTGGCTATTCGGTGAGCGTTGGGGTGTGGACGTCGCGGTGTCGACCCCGCGGCTCATCGCTGCCGCCGTAGAGGAGGCCGTCGCCGTCGGCGATGTCGTCGAACTGCTCACGCTCAGAGGCGGACACAACCGCCTGGTCTCCTACACGCTCCCGGACCACACCGCCTTCGGTGGCCGCGCGGTGGCCAAGCTTCGCCTGCCTACCGATTCGGCGCTTGTGTCGATTCTTCGCGGCGGCAGGGTCATCGTTCCCGATGACGACGTCCCGCTCGAACCCGGGGACGAGATGCTCTTCGTCGTGCAGGTCGACGCGCTCGACAGTCTGCGCGAGCACCTCCTCGATATCTGCAGTCCGCCCGGTTCGCGTTAA
- a CDS encoding potassium channel family protein yields the protein MHVIIMGCGRVGAGLAGDLSASGNDVTVIDKDQSAFLRLGPAFGGKTITGMGFDRAVLERAGTADADAFAAVSSGDNSNIIAARVARESFGIERVIARIYDSRRAEVFERLGIPTIATTPWTTRRFYRFLTGAPEAEPWADPTGSVVLAVREATAPIVGRSVRDIERAAACKVVAITRYGDCFLPGATVLIQAEDLLHLAVTADAVDLHGPRLLDREGLFDD from the coding sequence GTGCACGTAATCATCATGGGGTGCGGCCGTGTCGGCGCGGGCTTGGCCGGAGATCTGTCGGCATCTGGCAACGATGTCACCGTCATCGACAAGGACCAGTCCGCATTCCTCCGCCTCGGTCCCGCGTTCGGTGGAAAGACCATTACGGGTATGGGCTTCGATCGCGCGGTGCTCGAGCGTGCCGGCACGGCTGATGCCGATGCCTTTGCTGCGGTGTCCTCGGGGGACAACTCCAACATCATCGCCGCGCGCGTCGCCCGCGAGTCCTTCGGCATCGAGCGGGTCATCGCCCGCATCTACGATTCACGTCGCGCCGAAGTGTTCGAGCGTCTCGGGATTCCGACGATCGCCACCACACCGTGGACGACCCGCCGCTTCTACCGGTTCCTCACCGGTGCGCCCGAGGCCGAGCCGTGGGCCGACCCGACCGGCTCGGTCGTCCTCGCCGTTCGTGAGGCCACGGCGCCGATCGTCGGCCGTAGTGTCCGCGATATCGAGCGGGCCGCCGCCTGCAAGGTCGTCGCCATCACCCGCTACGGGGATTGTTTCCTTCCCGGAGCGACCGTGCTGATTCAGGCAGAAGACCTTTTACACCTGGCAGTGACGGCGGACGCGGTGGATCTCCACGGACCGCGGCTACTCGACCGCGAAGGACTCTTTGATGACTGA